From Lolium perenne isolate Kyuss_39 chromosome 5, Kyuss_2.0, whole genome shotgun sequence, a single genomic window includes:
- the LOC127326359 gene encoding uncharacterized protein isoform X2, with translation MEQNILDQILEGSMEPTDLPLETLREITDGFSTNRIIGEGGFGTVYKGIIGNRNVAVKRVRSSMTIDDRLFRREVNSLMEVKHPNIVRFIGLCSHTVETPMKIPETRGYIYVEKRERLLCFEYISNGSLDKKITDELRGLEWDNRYKIIKGICEGLHYLHMEKRILHMDLKPANILLDNDVIPKITDFGLSRPTENSQTTSTTNFLTPGYCAPENLFGCGRMSVKSDIYSLGAIIIEIVTGHKGIPDTNDNILRRWRHRWNKSAKETSLKYHEQVTRCIEIGSLCQDVDPYARPSISEIMRKFVELDSTDNCRAVANESPVGQIKPPYWENDMLGVEQLELQFANSGNDKHHILSCSVELSNDTDSFIAFKIQTTCPLPYSIEPNKDIVKPRSKCSVDITLPAANTEDHNNKQYTKGFIVQSIKVNEGLTTNDINEGMFHQHIKGQHVDEIYLSVISEEPCNKEVMDYPSNRAKKQYASSAQWRHTEARPRPTQIKSGSVQLVIKSDTVAPLKSESCKKVMLEITGGDYSSDRPGLDLVAVVDVSGSMQGDKIQQVKTAMQFVIRKLSPMDRLAVITYSDVATELWRLQLITEASQGVLQDLIYKVEPSGGSNIMEGLQVGLNVLDNRSVHVGRVAAMMLISGSKQTDADDILVNVGDRPFYTLLLGGRRFRFNVGDAPVYAFGLGADSNHTLVNLIAAWSMGGTFSHVLDHDIGGLTMAFSQCLAGLLTVAVQDLELMVAPVRVESSIVRVTAGSYPQEQVGNGPARSVTVRFGNLYSTEVRKVIVELDLPEIQSERSAEILDVTYSHSRSAGRMKFVAPIGTLTVWRTGVDLSEEQNLTGLLTEEARLQTAQMVKEASFLAHWKKLDDARDKLLEAQNMLEEEQSSSLLRTELQELLQLFKTRETYETRGRHYALSSESSHDRQRFTARGGDIEIMRLFATPRMDKYMEQANKFLNEPTKPLPSVDQDIEEELGAPTVDVASREAEMSRLFHDVGIRAMKSLQGCSSRLICWLARTRKRIRHRAMKSLQGCSSRLICWLARTRKRIRHRAMKSLQGCSSRLICWLARTRKRIRHREIQLDSDSETEKTVL, from the exons TTCTGGACCAAATACTTGAGGGGAGCATGGAGCCAACAGATCTTCCCTTAGAAACTTTGCGGGAGATCACTGACGGATTTTCAACAAATAGAATAATCGGTGAAGGTGGATTTGGAACGGTCTATAAG GGTATCATCGGAAACAGGAATGTAGCCGTGAAGAGGGTTAGGAGCAGCATGACAATCGATGACAGACTTTTTCGTCGCGAGGTTAATAGCTTGATGGAAGTTAAACATCCAAATATAGTCCGGTTTATTGGATTATGTTCCCATACAGTAGAGACACCAATGAAAATTCCCGAAACCCGAGGATATATTTATGTCGAGAAAAGAGAAAGGTTGCTCTGTTTTGAGTATATCAGTAACGGGAGCCTCGATAAAAAAATTACCG ATGAATTAAGAGGACTCGAATGGGATAACAGGTACAAAATAATCAAAGGAATATGCGAGGGTTTGCATTATCTGCACATGGAAAAGCGTATTCTTCATATGGATCTAAAGCCTGCTAATATACTATTGGATAATGATGTGATACCTAAGATTACAGATTTTGGTCTATCAAGACCCACAGAAAACTCACAGACCACGAGCACAACTAATTTTCTAACCCC TGGGTATTGCGCCCCGGAAAACCTCTTTGGTTGTGGAAGGATGTCTGTCAAATCAGACATATACAGCTTGGGTGCTATAATCATCGAAATAGTCACGGGACATAAGGGTATCCCTGATACTAATGATAAT ATACTGAGAAGATGGCGGCATAGATGGAATAAATCAGCAAAGGAGACATCGCTGAAATATCACGAACAAGTAACTAGATGCATAGAGATAGGGTCACTTTGCCAAGACGTTGACCCCTATGCACGTCCTTCTATATCAGAAATAATGAGAAAATTTGTTGAATTGGACAGTACGGATAATTGCAGAGCGGTTGCCAATGAATCACCGGTTGGCCAG ATAAAACCACCTTATTGGGAGAATGATATGCTTGGAGTAGAACAACTGGAGCTGCAATTTGCCAATTCCGGGAATGACAAGCATCATATACTATCGTGTTCAGTTGAGCTAAGCAACGATACAGATAGTTTCATTGCCTTCAAGATTCAAACGACTTGCCCATTGCCATACTCCATAGAGCCAAACAAGGACATTGTCAAACCACGATCCAAATGTAGTGTGGACATAACATTGCCTGCAGCTAATACAGAAGATCATAATAACAAGCAATACACCAAGGGGTTTATCGTGCAGAGCATTAAAGTGAATGAAGGTCTCACAACTAATGATATTAATGAAGGTATGTTTCATCAACATATAAAGGGTCAACATGTTGATGAGATTTATCTGTCGGTTATTTCTGAAGAACCATGCAATAAAGAG GTCATGGATTACCCAAGCAACCGGGCCAAAAAACAATATGCAAGTTCAG CGCAATGGCGGCATACCGAGGCGAGGCCGAGGCCGACGCAGATCAAATCCGGGAGTGTGCAGCTGGTGATCAAGAGCGACACAGTGGCTCCACTAAAATCGGAGAGTTGCAAGAAGGTGATGCTGGAGATCACTGGCGGCGACTACAGCAGTGACCGGCCAGGCCTGGACCTAGTTGCCGTGGTGGACGTAAGCGGCAGCATGCAGGGCGACAAGATACAGCAAGTGAAGACCGCCATGCAGTTTGTGATACGGAAGCTCAGCCCCATGGACCGTCTCGCCGTCATCACGTACTCCGATGTGGCCACGGAACTCTGGCGGCTGCAGCTGATTACAGAGGCCTCACAGGGGGTGTTGCAGGACCTCATTTACAAGGTTGAGCCCAGCGGCGGCAGTAACATTATGGAAGGTCTGCAGGTCGGGCTCAATGTCCTTGATAACCGATCAGTCCACGTTGGCCGCGTTGCTGCCATGATGCTCATATCTGGCAGCAAGCAGACCGATGCGGACGACATTTTGGTTAATGTGGGCGACAGGCCTTTCTACACGCTTCTTTTGGGCGGTCGGCGTTTTAGGTTCAATGTCGGCGACGCGCCTGTCTACGCGTTTGGTTTGGGTGCAGACAGCAACCATACATTGGTCAACCTGATCGCGGCCTGGAGCATGGGGGGGACGTTCTCGCATGTCCTGGACCACGACATTGGCGGTCTAACCATGGCATTCTCCCAGTGCCTCGCCGGCCTGCTTACCGTCGCAGTCCAGGACCTCGAGCTGATGGTGGCGCCTGTCAGAGTCGAGTCCAGTATAGTGAGGGTGACCGCCGGGAGCTACCCGCAGGAGCAGGTCGGCAATGGCCCTGCCCGTTCGGTCACCGTCAGGTTTGGCAACCTCTACAGCACAGAAGTGCGCAAGGTGATTGTGGAACTCGACCTCCCTGAAATCCAGAGCGAGCGTAGCGCAGAGATCCTCGATGTCACATACTCGCACAGCCG CTCGGCTGGGAGGATGAAATTCGTTGCGCCTATTGGGACGCTGACCGTGTGGCGCACCGGTGTGGACTTGTCAGAGGAGCAGAATCTGACGGGGTTACTGACGGAGGAAGCCCGTCTGCAGACGGCGCAGATGGTCAAGGAGGCGAGCTTCCTGGCGCACTGGAAGAAGCTGGATGATGCACGGGACAAGCTACTAGAGGCGCAGAAcatgctggaggaggagcagtcCAGCTCGTTACTCAGGACCGAGCTGCAGGAGCTCCTCCAGCTATTCAAGACGCGAGAAACCTACGAGACGCGAGGCCGCCACTACGCCTTGTCGTCGGAGTCTTCCCACGACCGACAGCGTTTCACGGCGAGGGGCGGCGACATTGAGATCATGCGCTTGTTCGCGACGCCACGCATGGACAAGTACATGGAGCAGGCCAACAAGTTCCTAAACGAACCCACCAAGCCGCTGCCGTCTGTGGACCAAGACATCGAGGAAGAGTTGGGTGCTCCTACAGTCGATGTTGCCAGTAGGGAAGCTGAGATGTCGAGGTTGTTTCACGACGTCGGGATCCGGGCCATGAAGTCCTTACAAGGGTGCAGCTCCAGACTTATTTGTTGGCTGGCCAGGACCCGGAAACGTATTCGACATCGGGCCATGAAGTCCTTACAAGGGTGCAGCTCCAGACTTATTTGTTGGCTGGCCAGGACCCGGAAACGTATTCGACATCGGGCCATGAAGTCCTTACAAGGGTGCAGCTCCAGACTTATTTGTTGGCTGGCCAGGACCCGGAAACGTATTCGACATCGAGAGATCCAGCTAGATTCAGATTCAGAAACGGAAAAGACTGTTCTTTGA
- the LOC127326359 gene encoding uncharacterized protein isoform X3, with translation MEQNILDQILEGSMEPTDLPLETLREITDGFSTNRIIGEGGFGTVYKGIIGNRNVAVKRVRSSMTIDDRLFRREVNSLMEVKHPNIVRFIGLCSHTVETPMKIPETRGYIYVEKRERLLCFEYISNGSLDKKITDELRGLEWDNSGYCAPENLFGCGRMSVKSDIYSLGAIIIEIVTGHKGIPDTNDNVRILRRWRHRWNKSAKETSLKYHEQVTRCIEIGSLCQDVDPYARPSISEIMRKFVELDSTDNCRAVANESPVGQIKPPYWENDMLGVEQLELQFANSGNDKHHILSCSVELSNDTDSFIAFKIQTTCPLPYSIEPNKDIVKPRSKCSVDITLPAANTEDHNNKQYTKGFIVQSIKVNEGLTTNDINEGMFHQHIKGQHVDEIYLSVISEEPCNKEVMDYPSNRAKKQYASSAQWRHTEARPRPTQIKSGSVQLVIKSDTVAPLKSESCKKVMLEITGGDYSSDRPGLDLVAVVDVSGSMQGDKIQQVKTAMQFVIRKLSPMDRLAVITYSDVATELWRLQLITEASQGVLQDLIYKVEPSGGSNIMEGLQVGLNVLDNRSVHVGRVAAMMLISGSKQTDADDILVNVGDRPFYTLLLGGRRFRFNVGDAPVYAFGLGADSNHTLVNLIAAWSMGGTFSHVLDHDIGGLTMAFSQCLAGLLTVAVQDLELMVAPVRVESSIVRVTAGSYPQEQVGNGPARSVTVRFGNLYSTEVRKVIVELDLPEIQSERSAEILDVTYSHSRSAGRMKFVAPIGTLTVWRTGVDLSEEQNLTGLLTEEARLQTAQMVKEASFLAHWKKLDDARDKLLEAQNMLEEEQSSSLLRTELQELLQLFKTRETYETRGRHYALSSESSHDRQRFTARGGDIEIMRLFATPRMDKYMEQANKFLNEPTKPLPSVDQDIEEELGAPTVDVASREAEMSRLFHDVGIRAMKSLQGCSSRLICWLARTRKRIRHRAMKSLQGCSSRLICWLARTRKRIRHRAMKSLQGCSSRLICWLARTRKRIRHREIQLDSDSETEKTVL, from the exons TTCTGGACCAAATACTTGAGGGGAGCATGGAGCCAACAGATCTTCCCTTAGAAACTTTGCGGGAGATCACTGACGGATTTTCAACAAATAGAATAATCGGTGAAGGTGGATTTGGAACGGTCTATAAG GGTATCATCGGAAACAGGAATGTAGCCGTGAAGAGGGTTAGGAGCAGCATGACAATCGATGACAGACTTTTTCGTCGCGAGGTTAATAGCTTGATGGAAGTTAAACATCCAAATATAGTCCGGTTTATTGGATTATGTTCCCATACAGTAGAGACACCAATGAAAATTCCCGAAACCCGAGGATATATTTATGTCGAGAAAAGAGAAAGGTTGCTCTGTTTTGAGTATATCAGTAACGGGAGCCTCGATAAAAAAATTACCG ATGAATTAAGAGGACTCGAATGGGATAACAG TGGGTATTGCGCCCCGGAAAACCTCTTTGGTTGTGGAAGGATGTCTGTCAAATCAGACATATACAGCTTGGGTGCTATAATCATCGAAATAGTCACGGGACATAAGGGTATCCCTGATACTAATGATAATGTAAGA ATACTGAGAAGATGGCGGCATAGATGGAATAAATCAGCAAAGGAGACATCGCTGAAATATCACGAACAAGTAACTAGATGCATAGAGATAGGGTCACTTTGCCAAGACGTTGACCCCTATGCACGTCCTTCTATATCAGAAATAATGAGAAAATTTGTTGAATTGGACAGTACGGATAATTGCAGAGCGGTTGCCAATGAATCACCGGTTGGCCAG ATAAAACCACCTTATTGGGAGAATGATATGCTTGGAGTAGAACAACTGGAGCTGCAATTTGCCAATTCCGGGAATGACAAGCATCATATACTATCGTGTTCAGTTGAGCTAAGCAACGATACAGATAGTTTCATTGCCTTCAAGATTCAAACGACTTGCCCATTGCCATACTCCATAGAGCCAAACAAGGACATTGTCAAACCACGATCCAAATGTAGTGTGGACATAACATTGCCTGCAGCTAATACAGAAGATCATAATAACAAGCAATACACCAAGGGGTTTATCGTGCAGAGCATTAAAGTGAATGAAGGTCTCACAACTAATGATATTAATGAAGGTATGTTTCATCAACATATAAAGGGTCAACATGTTGATGAGATTTATCTGTCGGTTATTTCTGAAGAACCATGCAATAAAGAG GTCATGGATTACCCAAGCAACCGGGCCAAAAAACAATATGCAAGTTCAG CGCAATGGCGGCATACCGAGGCGAGGCCGAGGCCGACGCAGATCAAATCCGGGAGTGTGCAGCTGGTGATCAAGAGCGACACAGTGGCTCCACTAAAATCGGAGAGTTGCAAGAAGGTGATGCTGGAGATCACTGGCGGCGACTACAGCAGTGACCGGCCAGGCCTGGACCTAGTTGCCGTGGTGGACGTAAGCGGCAGCATGCAGGGCGACAAGATACAGCAAGTGAAGACCGCCATGCAGTTTGTGATACGGAAGCTCAGCCCCATGGACCGTCTCGCCGTCATCACGTACTCCGATGTGGCCACGGAACTCTGGCGGCTGCAGCTGATTACAGAGGCCTCACAGGGGGTGTTGCAGGACCTCATTTACAAGGTTGAGCCCAGCGGCGGCAGTAACATTATGGAAGGTCTGCAGGTCGGGCTCAATGTCCTTGATAACCGATCAGTCCACGTTGGCCGCGTTGCTGCCATGATGCTCATATCTGGCAGCAAGCAGACCGATGCGGACGACATTTTGGTTAATGTGGGCGACAGGCCTTTCTACACGCTTCTTTTGGGCGGTCGGCGTTTTAGGTTCAATGTCGGCGACGCGCCTGTCTACGCGTTTGGTTTGGGTGCAGACAGCAACCATACATTGGTCAACCTGATCGCGGCCTGGAGCATGGGGGGGACGTTCTCGCATGTCCTGGACCACGACATTGGCGGTCTAACCATGGCATTCTCCCAGTGCCTCGCCGGCCTGCTTACCGTCGCAGTCCAGGACCTCGAGCTGATGGTGGCGCCTGTCAGAGTCGAGTCCAGTATAGTGAGGGTGACCGCCGGGAGCTACCCGCAGGAGCAGGTCGGCAATGGCCCTGCCCGTTCGGTCACCGTCAGGTTTGGCAACCTCTACAGCACAGAAGTGCGCAAGGTGATTGTGGAACTCGACCTCCCTGAAATCCAGAGCGAGCGTAGCGCAGAGATCCTCGATGTCACATACTCGCACAGCCG CTCGGCTGGGAGGATGAAATTCGTTGCGCCTATTGGGACGCTGACCGTGTGGCGCACCGGTGTGGACTTGTCAGAGGAGCAGAATCTGACGGGGTTACTGACGGAGGAAGCCCGTCTGCAGACGGCGCAGATGGTCAAGGAGGCGAGCTTCCTGGCGCACTGGAAGAAGCTGGATGATGCACGGGACAAGCTACTAGAGGCGCAGAAcatgctggaggaggagcagtcCAGCTCGTTACTCAGGACCGAGCTGCAGGAGCTCCTCCAGCTATTCAAGACGCGAGAAACCTACGAGACGCGAGGCCGCCACTACGCCTTGTCGTCGGAGTCTTCCCACGACCGACAGCGTTTCACGGCGAGGGGCGGCGACATTGAGATCATGCGCTTGTTCGCGACGCCACGCATGGACAAGTACATGGAGCAGGCCAACAAGTTCCTAAACGAACCCACCAAGCCGCTGCCGTCTGTGGACCAAGACATCGAGGAAGAGTTGGGTGCTCCTACAGTCGATGTTGCCAGTAGGGAAGCTGAGATGTCGAGGTTGTTTCACGACGTCGGGATCCGGGCCATGAAGTCCTTACAAGGGTGCAGCTCCAGACTTATTTGTTGGCTGGCCAGGACCCGGAAACGTATTCGACATCGGGCCATGAAGTCCTTACAAGGGTGCAGCTCCAGACTTATTTGTTGGCTGGCCAGGACCCGGAAACGTATTCGACATCGGGCCATGAAGTCCTTACAAGGGTGCAGCTCCAGACTTATTTGTTGGCTGGCCAGGACCCGGAAACGTATTCGACATCGAGAGATCCAGCTAGATTCAGATTCAGAAACGGAAAAGACTGTTCTTTGA
- the LOC127326359 gene encoding uncharacterized protein isoform X1 has product MEQNILDQILEGSMEPTDLPLETLREITDGFSTNRIIGEGGFGTVYKGIIGNRNVAVKRVRSSMTIDDRLFRREVNSLMEVKHPNIVRFIGLCSHTVETPMKIPETRGYIYVEKRERLLCFEYISNGSLDKKITDELRGLEWDNRYKIIKGICEGLHYLHMEKRILHMDLKPANILLDNDVIPKITDFGLSRPTENSQTTSTTNFLTPGYCAPENLFGCGRMSVKSDIYSLGAIIIEIVTGHKGIPDTNDNVRILRRWRHRWNKSAKETSLKYHEQVTRCIEIGSLCQDVDPYARPSISEIMRKFVELDSTDNCRAVANESPVGQIKPPYWENDMLGVEQLELQFANSGNDKHHILSCSVELSNDTDSFIAFKIQTTCPLPYSIEPNKDIVKPRSKCSVDITLPAANTEDHNNKQYTKGFIVQSIKVNEGLTTNDINEGMFHQHIKGQHVDEIYLSVISEEPCNKEVMDYPSNRAKKQYASSAQWRHTEARPRPTQIKSGSVQLVIKSDTVAPLKSESCKKVMLEITGGDYSSDRPGLDLVAVVDVSGSMQGDKIQQVKTAMQFVIRKLSPMDRLAVITYSDVATELWRLQLITEASQGVLQDLIYKVEPSGGSNIMEGLQVGLNVLDNRSVHVGRVAAMMLISGSKQTDADDILVNVGDRPFYTLLLGGRRFRFNVGDAPVYAFGLGADSNHTLVNLIAAWSMGGTFSHVLDHDIGGLTMAFSQCLAGLLTVAVQDLELMVAPVRVESSIVRVTAGSYPQEQVGNGPARSVTVRFGNLYSTEVRKVIVELDLPEIQSERSAEILDVTYSHSRSAGRMKFVAPIGTLTVWRTGVDLSEEQNLTGLLTEEARLQTAQMVKEASFLAHWKKLDDARDKLLEAQNMLEEEQSSSLLRTELQELLQLFKTRETYETRGRHYALSSESSHDRQRFTARGGDIEIMRLFATPRMDKYMEQANKFLNEPTKPLPSVDQDIEEELGAPTVDVASREAEMSRLFHDVGIRAMKSLQGCSSRLICWLARTRKRIRHRAMKSLQGCSSRLICWLARTRKRIRHRAMKSLQGCSSRLICWLARTRKRIRHREIQLDSDSETEKTVL; this is encoded by the exons TTCTGGACCAAATACTTGAGGGGAGCATGGAGCCAACAGATCTTCCCTTAGAAACTTTGCGGGAGATCACTGACGGATTTTCAACAAATAGAATAATCGGTGAAGGTGGATTTGGAACGGTCTATAAG GGTATCATCGGAAACAGGAATGTAGCCGTGAAGAGGGTTAGGAGCAGCATGACAATCGATGACAGACTTTTTCGTCGCGAGGTTAATAGCTTGATGGAAGTTAAACATCCAAATATAGTCCGGTTTATTGGATTATGTTCCCATACAGTAGAGACACCAATGAAAATTCCCGAAACCCGAGGATATATTTATGTCGAGAAAAGAGAAAGGTTGCTCTGTTTTGAGTATATCAGTAACGGGAGCCTCGATAAAAAAATTACCG ATGAATTAAGAGGACTCGAATGGGATAACAGGTACAAAATAATCAAAGGAATATGCGAGGGTTTGCATTATCTGCACATGGAAAAGCGTATTCTTCATATGGATCTAAAGCCTGCTAATATACTATTGGATAATGATGTGATACCTAAGATTACAGATTTTGGTCTATCAAGACCCACAGAAAACTCACAGACCACGAGCACAACTAATTTTCTAACCCC TGGGTATTGCGCCCCGGAAAACCTCTTTGGTTGTGGAAGGATGTCTGTCAAATCAGACATATACAGCTTGGGTGCTATAATCATCGAAATAGTCACGGGACATAAGGGTATCCCTGATACTAATGATAATGTAAGA ATACTGAGAAGATGGCGGCATAGATGGAATAAATCAGCAAAGGAGACATCGCTGAAATATCACGAACAAGTAACTAGATGCATAGAGATAGGGTCACTTTGCCAAGACGTTGACCCCTATGCACGTCCTTCTATATCAGAAATAATGAGAAAATTTGTTGAATTGGACAGTACGGATAATTGCAGAGCGGTTGCCAATGAATCACCGGTTGGCCAG ATAAAACCACCTTATTGGGAGAATGATATGCTTGGAGTAGAACAACTGGAGCTGCAATTTGCCAATTCCGGGAATGACAAGCATCATATACTATCGTGTTCAGTTGAGCTAAGCAACGATACAGATAGTTTCATTGCCTTCAAGATTCAAACGACTTGCCCATTGCCATACTCCATAGAGCCAAACAAGGACATTGTCAAACCACGATCCAAATGTAGTGTGGACATAACATTGCCTGCAGCTAATACAGAAGATCATAATAACAAGCAATACACCAAGGGGTTTATCGTGCAGAGCATTAAAGTGAATGAAGGTCTCACAACTAATGATATTAATGAAGGTATGTTTCATCAACATATAAAGGGTCAACATGTTGATGAGATTTATCTGTCGGTTATTTCTGAAGAACCATGCAATAAAGAG GTCATGGATTACCCAAGCAACCGGGCCAAAAAACAATATGCAAGTTCAG CGCAATGGCGGCATACCGAGGCGAGGCCGAGGCCGACGCAGATCAAATCCGGGAGTGTGCAGCTGGTGATCAAGAGCGACACAGTGGCTCCACTAAAATCGGAGAGTTGCAAGAAGGTGATGCTGGAGATCACTGGCGGCGACTACAGCAGTGACCGGCCAGGCCTGGACCTAGTTGCCGTGGTGGACGTAAGCGGCAGCATGCAGGGCGACAAGATACAGCAAGTGAAGACCGCCATGCAGTTTGTGATACGGAAGCTCAGCCCCATGGACCGTCTCGCCGTCATCACGTACTCCGATGTGGCCACGGAACTCTGGCGGCTGCAGCTGATTACAGAGGCCTCACAGGGGGTGTTGCAGGACCTCATTTACAAGGTTGAGCCCAGCGGCGGCAGTAACATTATGGAAGGTCTGCAGGTCGGGCTCAATGTCCTTGATAACCGATCAGTCCACGTTGGCCGCGTTGCTGCCATGATGCTCATATCTGGCAGCAAGCAGACCGATGCGGACGACATTTTGGTTAATGTGGGCGACAGGCCTTTCTACACGCTTCTTTTGGGCGGTCGGCGTTTTAGGTTCAATGTCGGCGACGCGCCTGTCTACGCGTTTGGTTTGGGTGCAGACAGCAACCATACATTGGTCAACCTGATCGCGGCCTGGAGCATGGGGGGGACGTTCTCGCATGTCCTGGACCACGACATTGGCGGTCTAACCATGGCATTCTCCCAGTGCCTCGCCGGCCTGCTTACCGTCGCAGTCCAGGACCTCGAGCTGATGGTGGCGCCTGTCAGAGTCGAGTCCAGTATAGTGAGGGTGACCGCCGGGAGCTACCCGCAGGAGCAGGTCGGCAATGGCCCTGCCCGTTCGGTCACCGTCAGGTTTGGCAACCTCTACAGCACAGAAGTGCGCAAGGTGATTGTGGAACTCGACCTCCCTGAAATCCAGAGCGAGCGTAGCGCAGAGATCCTCGATGTCACATACTCGCACAGCCG CTCGGCTGGGAGGATGAAATTCGTTGCGCCTATTGGGACGCTGACCGTGTGGCGCACCGGTGTGGACTTGTCAGAGGAGCAGAATCTGACGGGGTTACTGACGGAGGAAGCCCGTCTGCAGACGGCGCAGATGGTCAAGGAGGCGAGCTTCCTGGCGCACTGGAAGAAGCTGGATGATGCACGGGACAAGCTACTAGAGGCGCAGAAcatgctggaggaggagcagtcCAGCTCGTTACTCAGGACCGAGCTGCAGGAGCTCCTCCAGCTATTCAAGACGCGAGAAACCTACGAGACGCGAGGCCGCCACTACGCCTTGTCGTCGGAGTCTTCCCACGACCGACAGCGTTTCACGGCGAGGGGCGGCGACATTGAGATCATGCGCTTGTTCGCGACGCCACGCATGGACAAGTACATGGAGCAGGCCAACAAGTTCCTAAACGAACCCACCAAGCCGCTGCCGTCTGTGGACCAAGACATCGAGGAAGAGTTGGGTGCTCCTACAGTCGATGTTGCCAGTAGGGAAGCTGAGATGTCGAGGTTGTTTCACGACGTCGGGATCCGGGCCATGAAGTCCTTACAAGGGTGCAGCTCCAGACTTATTTGTTGGCTGGCCAGGACCCGGAAACGTATTCGACATCGGGCCATGAAGTCCTTACAAGGGTGCAGCTCCAGACTTATTTGTTGGCTGGCCAGGACCCGGAAACGTATTCGACATCGGGCCATGAAGTCCTTACAAGGGTGCAGCTCCAGACTTATTTGTTGGCTGGCCAGGACCCGGAAACGTATTCGACATCGAGAGATCCAGCTAGATTCAGATTCAGAAACGGAAAAGACTGTTCTTTGA